From a single Natronorubrum tibetense GA33 genomic region:
- a CDS encoding 30S ribosomal protein S11 produces the protein MSQDDDKWGVAHVHASFNNTVMTVTDLTGAETIAKSSGGTAVKQNRDEASPYAAMQMAESIAEEVKAAGITGLHVRVRGPGGNLQKSPGPGAQATIRALARAGIEIGRIEDVTPIPHDGSRAPKGKGGY, from the coding sequence ATGAGCCAGGACGACGACAAGTGGGGCGTTGCCCACGTACACGCATCGTTCAACAACACCGTCATGACCGTGACCGACCTCACTGGCGCGGAAACGATCGCCAAGTCCTCCGGTGGGACGGCGGTCAAACAGAACCGCGACGAGGCGTCGCCGTACGCGGCCATGCAGATGGCCGAGTCCATCGCCGAAGAGGTCAAGGCGGCCGGCATCACGGGCCTGCACGTTCGGGTCCGCGGCCCCGGCGGCAACTTACAGAAATCTCCCGGTCCAGGTGCACAGGCGACGATCCGCGCGCTCGCCCGTGCCGGCATCGAGATCGGCCGCATCGAAGACGTCACGCCGATCCCACACGACGGATCGCGCGCACCGAAAGGCAAGGGCGGCTACTAA
- the eno gene encoding phosphopyruvate hydratase: MTRITDVRLRRILDSRGNPTVEADVITESGGFGRAAAPSGASTGEYEAVERPANEAIAAARERAVPRLVGEAYAGNQREVDSILRAADGTDDFSEIGANSAVAISMAAAKAGADVLGAPLFQHLGGAFRGENFPIPLGNVVGGGEHAADATDIQEFLVAPVGAPNVEDAVFANAAVHDAVADLLEERGVPSGKGDEGAWAPSIDDEEAFEIVDEAVSQVEDEVGFGIGFGLDVAAAEMYDDDSETYEYESEGVSRDTDEQIAYIADLVREYDLVYVEDPLDENDYDAFAELTDEVGDQTLICGDDLFVTNTDRLVEGIDRGAANSILIKPNQIGTLTDAFDAIELATQNGYDSVISHRSGETEDTTIAHLAVATDAPYIKTGAVGGERTAKLNELIRIADDAT; encoded by the coding sequence ATGACGCGCATCACGGACGTTCGGCTGCGTCGAATCCTCGACTCCCGGGGCAACCCGACGGTCGAGGCCGACGTCATCACCGAAAGCGGCGGATTCGGTCGCGCTGCGGCACCCAGCGGTGCCAGCACGGGCGAGTACGAGGCCGTCGAGCGACCCGCCAACGAGGCGATCGCCGCGGCCCGCGAACGCGCCGTCCCCCGTCTCGTCGGTGAGGCCTACGCGGGCAACCAGCGAGAAGTCGATTCGATCCTCCGTGCCGCGGACGGCACGGACGACTTCTCGGAAATCGGCGCTAACAGCGCGGTCGCCATCTCGATGGCCGCCGCGAAAGCCGGTGCCGACGTCCTCGGCGCGCCGCTGTTCCAGCATCTTGGCGGTGCGTTCCGCGGCGAGAACTTCCCGATCCCGCTCGGCAACGTCGTCGGCGGTGGCGAACACGCCGCCGACGCGACCGACATTCAGGAGTTCCTCGTCGCCCCCGTCGGGGCGCCGAACGTCGAAGACGCCGTCTTCGCCAATGCCGCCGTCCACGATGCCGTCGCCGACCTGCTCGAGGAACGAGGCGTTCCGTCGGGCAAGGGCGACGAGGGCGCGTGGGCGCCGTCGATCGACGACGAGGAGGCGTTCGAGATCGTCGACGAGGCGGTCTCGCAGGTCGAAGACGAGGTCGGTTTCGGTATCGGCTTTGGACTCGACGTTGCGGCCGCCGAGATGTACGACGACGATTCGGAAACCTACGAGTACGAGTCCGAAGGCGTCAGCCGCGACACGGACGAGCAGATCGCGTACATCGCTGATCTGGTCCGTGAGTACGATCTGGTCTACGTCGAGGATCCCCTCGACGAGAACGACTACGACGCCTTCGCCGAACTCACCGACGAGGTCGGCGACCAAACGCTGATCTGTGGTGACGATCTGTTCGTCACGAACACCGATCGGCTCGTCGAGGGTATCGACCGCGGCGCGGCCAACAGCATCCTGATCAAGCCGAACCAGATCGGGACGCTCACTGACGCCTTCGACGCGATCGAACTCGCGACCCAGAACGGCTACGACTCGGTCATCTCCCACCGCTCGGGCGAAACCGAGGACACGACGATCGCACACCTCGCCGTCGCGACCGACGCACCCTACATCAAAACGGGTGCCGTCGGCGGCGAGCGAACCGCCAAGCTCAACGAGCTCATCAGAATCGCAGACGACGCGACATGA
- a CDS encoding DNA-directed RNA polymerase subunit D — MTAEYDVEFVEREDRDARFLVRDVTPAFANGIRRAMVADVPTMAIDTVRFVENSSVMFDEQLALRLGLVPLTTPPEGEFVEDDTVTLSIDVEGPATAYSGDLVSSDDLVQPADDNVPIIELKDGQRLEAEADAVLERGKNHAKHQGGVAVGYRHLQRVSVVDDLPEFEEQESQIVRGVIEDDGELVPTSEFDHDLSNRYPGKQVEVEDVPNAFVFRVETDGSFTVEELVTRAVDSIEARATELEDAVQL, encoded by the coding sequence ATGACAGCAGAGTACGACGTCGAGTTCGTCGAACGCGAGGATCGTGACGCACGCTTCCTCGTCCGCGACGTGACACCCGCGTTCGCCAACGGTATTCGTCGCGCGATGGTCGCCGACGTCCCCACGATGGCGATCGATACCGTCCGGTTCGTCGAGAACTCGTCGGTCATGTTCGACGAGCAACTCGCGCTCCGACTCGGACTCGTCCCGCTGACGACCCCGCCGGAAGGCGAGTTCGTCGAGGACGACACCGTCACGCTCTCGATCGACGTCGAAGGGCCGGCCACCGCCTACTCGGGCGATCTCGTCTCGAGCGACGACCTCGTCCAGCCCGCGGACGACAACGTGCCGATCATCGAGCTCAAAGACGGCCAGCGCCTCGAGGCCGAGGCCGACGCCGTGCTCGAACGCGGAAAGAACCACGCGAAACATCAGGGCGGTGTCGCCGTCGGGTACCGACACCTCCAGCGCGTGTCGGTCGTCGACGACCTGCCGGAGTTCGAAGAGCAGGAGTCACAGATCGTCCGCGGTGTCATCGAGGACGACGGCGAACTCGTGCCGACCAGCGAGTTCGACCACGATCTCTCGAACCGATACCCCGGCAAGCAGGTCGAAGTCGAGGACGTCCCGAACGCCTTCGTCTTCCGCGTGGAGACGGACGGCTCCTTTACCGTCGAGGAACTGGTCACGCGAGCCGTCGACTCGATCGAGGCGCGTGCGACCGAACTCGAAGACGCAGTACAGCTGTAA
- a CDS encoding glycosyltransferase family 4 protein, producing the protein MRTTIRVLSLTTTDWRSFYQSQLAALDSVDVEVTTLPVPGEHRAREDDVEQRTPVDYARYLPQVLRAAGDDYDLVHANYGLTLPFAVAASSLPRTELPVVCTLWGGEYRDNSYASLIERFVARADEVVVPSNAMADRVDRSCHVVPFPVDTKQFRPIPRAEARERVGWTSDERIVLFPYAPSREEKDYPLAKRVVDGLEEEITLRTVANEPYEDVPYYLNAADAVLLTSRFESGPMTVKEAAACNTPVVSRDVGFAREVLADVSNSAIADDEEALRDRLATVLETAEPSDGRAQITGYGTEEMGARLRAIYERCLEQTMRV; encoded by the coding sequence ATGAGGACGACTATCCGCGTCCTGAGTCTCACCACGACCGACTGGCGCAGTTTCTATCAGAGCCAGCTTGCCGCACTCGACTCCGTCGATGTCGAGGTGACGACGCTGCCCGTTCCGGGCGAACATCGCGCGCGCGAGGACGATGTCGAGCAGCGGACGCCGGTCGATTACGCCCGATACCTGCCCCAGGTACTCCGAGCGGCGGGCGACGACTACGACCTCGTCCACGCCAATTACGGGCTGACCCTTCCGTTCGCCGTCGCAGCGTCCTCGCTCCCGCGGACCGAATTACCTGTCGTCTGTACGCTCTGGGGCGGCGAGTATCGCGACAACTCCTACGCGTCGCTCATCGAACGATTCGTCGCTCGAGCCGACGAGGTCGTCGTTCCCTCGAACGCGATGGCTGACCGCGTCGACCGGTCTTGCCACGTCGTCCCGTTCCCCGTCGACACGAAGCAGTTTCGCCCGATTCCACGGGCCGAGGCCCGCGAACGCGTCGGCTGGACGAGCGACGAGCGGATCGTCCTCTTCCCCTACGCGCCGTCGCGCGAGGAGAAGGACTACCCGCTGGCGAAACGCGTCGTCGACGGACTCGAGGAAGAGATCACCCTCCGGACCGTCGCCAACGAGCCATACGAGGACGTGCCGTACTACCTGAACGCGGCCGACGCCGTCCTGCTCACGTCGCGATTCGAGAGCGGCCCGATGACGGTCAAGGAGGCCGCCGCCTGTAACACTCCGGTCGTCTCGCGCGACGTCGGCTTCGCTCGGGAGGTGCTCGCCGACGTCTCGAACTCCGCCATCGCAGACGACGAGGAGGCGCTCCGTGATCGGTTGGCGACCGTCCTCGAGACCGCCGAACCCTCGGATGGGAGGGCACAAATTACCGGGTACGGCACCGAGGAGATGGGGGCGCGGCTCCGAGCTATCTACGAGCGCTGTCTCGAACAGACGATGCGAGTGTAA
- the rpsB gene encoding 30S ribosomal protein S2, translating to MTDNDATQEGLDAAEDEIDEEPAEGPGPAADPEEDVEPAEEQPADAEAEEADADAEPVTDEEPEDEGPTLDDDVMSDEEADLLIPVEDYLGAGVHIGTQQKTKDMERFIHRVRTDGLYVLDVSKTDGRIRTAADFLANYDPEQILVTSSRQYGRFPAEKFAEAVGARARTGRFIPGTLTNPKYDGYIEPDVVVVTDPIGDAQAVKEAITVGIPVIAMCDSNNQVSNVDLVVPTNNKGRKALSVVYWLLANEVLDKRGAEPSYSLEDFESMV from the coding sequence ATGACAGATAACGACGCAACCCAGGAAGGGCTCGACGCCGCCGAAGACGAGATCGACGAGGAGCCAGCCGAAGGGCCTGGCCCCGCCGCCGATCCCGAAGAAGACGTCGAGCCAGCCGAGGAACAGCCCGCCGACGCCGAGGCCGAGGAGGCCGACGCCGACGCAGAACCAGTGACCGACGAGGAGCCCGAAGACGAGGGGCCGACGCTCGACGACGACGTCATGAGCGACGAGGAGGCCGACCTCCTCATCCCCGTCGAGGACTACCTCGGCGCCGGTGTCCACATCGGTACCCAGCAGAAGACCAAGGACATGGAGCGGTTCATCCACCGCGTCCGGACCGACGGTCTCTACGTACTGGACGTCTCGAAGACCGACGGCCGGATCCGCACGGCCGCGGACTTCCTCGCGAACTACGACCCGGAACAGATCCTGGTCACGTCCTCGCGCCAGTACGGTCGCTTCCCGGCGGAGAAGTTCGCCGAAGCCGTGGGCGCTCGAGCCCGCACCGGCCGCTTCATCCCCGGCACGCTGACCAACCCCAAGTACGACGGCTACATCGAACCCGATGTCGTCGTCGTCACGGACCCGATCGGCGACGCCCAGGCCGTCAAGGAGGCCATCACGGTCGGCATCCCGGTCATCGCGATGTGTGACTCGAACAACCAGGTCAGTAACGTCGACCTCGTCGTCCCGACGAACAACAAGGGTCGCAAGGCCCTCTCGGTCGTCTACTGGCTCCTCGCGAACGAAGTCCTCGACAAGCGCGGCGCAGAGCCGTCCTACTCGCTCGAGGACTTCGAGAGTATGGTCTAA
- the phnE gene encoding phosphonate ABC transporter, permease protein PhnE, whose amino-acid sequence MADPDSGVDDRSAHADPSVDEEFDRIQARWRRRFAVRIGAVVGLLALVIATARWLGFDLAYLYAHRRNLRDVLLEEMLAPAQLWAQLQADSSTLASATLETLAIAGVGTAIGLPLAFCLGILAAGNVTPRIVHAPLRLFLGGVRAVPSMVYALLFVILAGLGPVAGALAIAMGTVGDLGRLFADEMEEIDRAPVEAVASSGAGLLATTAAARLPQVTTAYVAWTLFYLEINARKSSVLGIVGAGGIGYPLFMAFNARNYTRVMAAIVAILVLVVSVELVANRLRSLLDADRRAARN is encoded by the coding sequence GTGGCTGACCCCGACTCCGGAGTGGACGACCGCTCCGCTCACGCGGATCCCTCCGTCGACGAGGAGTTCGATCGGATTCAGGCCCGCTGGCGGCGCCGCTTCGCGGTCAGAATCGGCGCCGTCGTCGGGCTGCTCGCCCTCGTGATCGCGACCGCACGGTGGCTCGGCTTCGATCTGGCGTACCTCTACGCACACCGCCGGAACCTGCGGGACGTCTTGCTCGAGGAGATGCTCGCGCCCGCACAGCTCTGGGCACAGTTGCAGGCGGACAGCTCAACGCTGGCGTCGGCGACCCTCGAGACCCTGGCCATCGCGGGCGTCGGCACGGCTATCGGCCTTCCGCTCGCGTTCTGTCTCGGGATCCTCGCTGCGGGCAACGTGACACCGAGAATCGTCCACGCCCCGCTACGGCTGTTCCTGGGCGGCGTCCGCGCCGTGCCGAGCATGGTCTATGCGCTCCTGTTCGTGATCCTCGCCGGACTCGGGCCGGTCGCCGGCGCGCTCGCCATCGCGATGGGAACGGTCGGCGACCTCGGCCGACTCTTCGCCGACGAGATGGAGGAGATCGACCGTGCGCCGGTCGAAGCCGTCGCCTCGAGCGGGGCCGGACTGCTGGCGACGACCGCGGCCGCTCGACTCCCGCAGGTGACGACGGCCTACGTCGCGTGGACGCTGTTCTACCTCGAGATCAACGCCCGCAAGAGTTCGGTGCTCGGCATCGTCGGCGCCGGCGGGATCGGCTACCCGCTGTTCATGGCGTTCAATGCCAGAAACTACACGCGCGTGATGGCGGCGATCGTGGCGATCCTCGTCCTCGTCGTGAGCGTCGAACTCGTCGCGAATCGGCTCCGGAGTTTGCTCGACGCCGACCGGCGGGCCGCACGGAACTAA
- a CDS encoding 30S ribosomal protein S4 yields MPLGTDTKQYETPNHPYQGERIASEHSLLDRYGLSNKEELWRAQSELRSYRREARELLGQAQDDEVVIRRSEEFLGRLKRVGILDEGDELGDILSLEIEDVLERRLQTVAYRKGLANTPQQARQFIIHGHIVIGEQRHCIPSYVVDVDEQDLVAFDENSPLADDLHPERAEGQ; encoded by the coding sequence ATGCCGCTCGGAACCGACACTAAACAGTACGAGACGCCGAACCACCCGTATCAGGGTGAACGGATCGCCTCCGAGCACTCCCTGCTCGACCGCTACGGACTCTCAAACAAAGAAGAGCTCTGGCGAGCACAGTCCGAGCTTCGCTCCTACCGGCGCGAGGCTCGAGAGCTGCTCGGCCAGGCCCAGGACGACGAGGTCGTCATCCGCCGCTCCGAGGAGTTCCTCGGTCGGCTCAAACGCGTTGGCATCCTCGACGAGGGCGACGAACTCGGCGACATCCTGTCGCTCGAGATCGAAGATGTCCTCGAGCGACGACTCCAGACGGTCGCCTACCGCAAGGGACTGGCGAACACGCCACAGCAGGCGCGTCAGTTCATCATCCACGGCCACATCGTGATCGGGGAGCAGCGTCACTGCATCCCGTCGTACGTCGTCGACGTCGACGAGCAAGACCTCGTCGCGTTCGACGAGAACAGCCCACTCGCGGACGATCTCCACCCGGAACGAGCGGAGGGACAATAA
- a CDS encoding 50S ribosomal protein L13, which yields MSIAEFDADVVVDAGDCILGRVASEVAQRALDGERVAIVNAEDAVITGDKEDIFENYRTRIQLGSDRGPYYPKRPDTIFKRSVRGMLPYKKTRGREALENVRVYVGNPYEDDDDREAEILEDTSLDRLSNIRFVHLGEVSDQLGANVTW from the coding sequence ATGAGTATCGCAGAGTTCGACGCGGACGTCGTCGTCGACGCCGGGGACTGCATTCTCGGTCGCGTCGCCAGCGAGGTCGCACAGCGCGCACTCGACGGCGAACGCGTCGCGATCGTCAACGCCGAAGACGCCGTCATCACCGGCGACAAGGAGGATATCTTCGAGAACTACCGCACGCGCATCCAGCTGGGCTCCGACCGCGGACCCTACTACCCGAAGCGACCGGACACGATCTTCAAGCGCTCCGTTCGCGGGATGTTGCCGTACAAGAAGACGCGCGGTCGCGAGGCACTCGAGAACGTTCGCGTCTACGTCGGCAACCCGTACGAGGACGACGACGACCGCGAGGCCGAGATTCTCGAGGACACGTCGCTGGATCGCCTGTCGAACATCCGCTTCGTCCACCTGGGCGAAGTCTCCGATCAACTCGGTGCTAACGTCACATGGTAA
- a CDS encoding DNA-directed RNA polymerase subunit K encodes MQQERHNRYEKARILGARALQVSYGAPVLIETKQTEPILIAAEEYDAGVLPFTVKRGYDRK; translated from the coding sequence ATGCAACAGGAACGTCACAATCGCTACGAGAAAGCACGCATCCTCGGCGCGCGAGCGCTGCAGGTGTCCTACGGCGCGCCGGTGTTGATCGAGACGAAGCAGACCGAACCGATCCTCATCGCCGCCGAAGAGTACGATGCCGGCGTCCTGCCGTTTACCGTCAAGCGGGGGTACGACCGGAAATGA
- a CDS encoding phosphonate ABC transporter ATP-binding protein produces the protein MLSVTGLEKRYDDVAAVADVSFDLEPGSLAVLVGRSGAGKTTLLRCIDGLERPDSGSIRLAGEPLESTDAALVFQSGALLDNKSTLENVLDGGLAREPVWRELLGWHTPAAKRAGIERLHAVDLAGYADRRVGDLSGGERQRVGIARALQQEPRVLLADEPVASLDPATARAVLERLAAVVRRENLVGLVSLHQPRLAGEVADRYLGLADGRLTVDESATEMEPDRIAEVYRG, from the coding sequence ATGCTCAGCGTCACCGGTCTCGAGAAACGCTACGACGATGTCGCGGCGGTAGCCGACGTCTCGTTCGACCTCGAGCCCGGGTCGCTCGCGGTGCTGGTCGGCCGGTCGGGTGCGGGAAAGACGACACTCCTGCGGTGTATCGATGGACTGGAGCGGCCGGATTCGGGTTCGATTCGACTCGCGGGTGAACCCCTCGAGTCGACCGACGCGGCGCTGGTCTTTCAGTCGGGCGCACTACTGGACAACAAATCGACCCTCGAGAACGTTCTCGACGGCGGGCTCGCGCGCGAGCCAGTTTGGCGCGAACTACTCGGATGGCACACGCCCGCGGCGAAGCGAGCCGGGATCGAACGGCTTCACGCGGTCGATCTGGCCGGCTACGCCGACCGCCGTGTCGGCGACCTCTCGGGCGGCGAGCGCCAGCGCGTCGGCATTGCCCGGGCACTCCAGCAGGAGCCGCGAGTACTGCTGGCCGACGAACCGGTCGCCTCGCTCGACCCGGCGACCGCCCGCGCCGTCCTCGAGCGACTCGCCGCGGTCGTTCGCCGCGAGAATCTGGTCGGTCTCGTCAGTCTCCACCAGCCGCGGCTGGCCGGAGAGGTCGCGGATCGATATCTCGGTCTCGCCGATGGACGGCTCACGGTCGACGAGTCGGCGACCGAGATGGAGCCGGACCGAATCGCGGAGGTGTACCGTGGCTGA
- a CDS encoding DUF354 domain-containing protein codes for MDIIITIQHAANVHFFKHVVRELEAAGHDVSVFAREKGVAGRLLDAYDIDHELLCGEPDGWLGLGLTQLFYEVRLLRRARAIDPAYILSSHGIAATHVATLVGAESHVYIDTETAINTGNRLTLPFADALYTPESFREEYGDNHATYSGYHELAYLHPDRFEPDPSVLRRNGVDPDERYAVLRFGAWNGNHDVGKAGISPEGRREIVDLLGADGRVYVSAEGDGSIPSGGESLPVPPEAFHHLLAFADIVVGEVATTTLEAGVLGTPTVRISPFAGTNEMGKFRELEEYGLVQSFHTSHEAEGIEAIERLSRDPNAAETWASRRETLLEETIDVSGYVLSQLLEDVDEPSPEAGARSEPEPATEARIGTDPATTERNEPISNR; via the coding sequence ATGGACATCATCATCACGATCCAGCACGCGGCGAACGTCCACTTCTTCAAGCACGTTGTCCGCGAACTCGAGGCTGCGGGACACGACGTGTCCGTGTTCGCCCGCGAAAAGGGAGTCGCTGGACGCCTTCTCGACGCCTACGATATCGATCACGAACTGCTCTGTGGGGAACCCGACGGCTGGCTCGGATTGGGACTGACGCAACTATTTTATGAGGTGCGACTGCTCCGACGGGCGCGCGCTATCGACCCGGCGTATATCCTCAGCAGTCACGGTATCGCCGCGACGCACGTCGCCACGCTGGTCGGCGCGGAGAGCCACGTCTACATCGATACCGAGACGGCGATCAACACCGGGAACCGACTGACACTCCCGTTCGCGGACGCACTCTACACGCCCGAGAGCTTCCGCGAGGAGTACGGCGACAATCACGCTACGTACTCCGGTTACCACGAACTCGCGTACCTCCACCCGGATCGATTCGAACCCGACCCGTCGGTCCTCCGACGAAACGGCGTCGATCCCGACGAACGGTACGCAGTCCTCCGCTTCGGCGCGTGGAACGGCAACCACGACGTCGGCAAAGCGGGCATCTCTCCCGAAGGCCGTCGCGAAATCGTCGACCTGCTCGGGGCCGACGGACGGGTGTACGTCTCCGCGGAGGGCGACGGATCGATCCCCAGCGGCGGCGAGTCGCTCCCCGTCCCGCCCGAGGCGTTCCACCACCTGCTCGCGTTCGCCGACATCGTCGTCGGCGAGGTCGCGACGACCACCCTCGAGGCCGGCGTTCTCGGGACGCCGACCGTTCGAATCAGCCCGTTCGCCGGGACGAACGAGATGGGAAAGTTTCGTGAACTCGAAGAGTACGGCCTCGTCCAGTCGTTTCACACGAGTCACGAAGCGGAGGGTATCGAGGCTATCGAGCGGCTCTCTCGCGATCCGAACGCCGCCGAGACGTGGGCGAGCCGACGCGAGACGCTCCTCGAGGAGACGATCGACGTCAGCGGCTACGTGCTCAGTCAGCTTCTCGAGGACGTCGACGAACCGTCTCCGGAAGCGGGAGCGCGGAGCGAGCCTGAACCAGCAACGGAAGCGCGGATCGGGACCGACCCAGCAACGACCGAACGCAACGAGCCGATTTCGAACCGATGA
- a CDS encoding 50S ribosomal protein L18e: protein MSSKTNPRLNDLIAELKSTSRKADADVWRDVADRLEKPRRTHAEVNLGRIERYAREEETVVVPGKVLGSGALQKNVTVAAVNFSSSAETKIDQVGEPVPLEQLLEENPEGSNVRVIR from the coding sequence ATGAGTAGCAAAACTAATCCGAGGCTCAACGATCTCATCGCCGAGCTGAAGTCGACGTCCCGCAAAGCGGACGCCGACGTCTGGCGAGACGTTGCGGATCGACTCGAGAAGCCCCGACGCACCCACGCAGAGGTGAATCTGGGCCGCATCGAACGATACGCACGCGAAGAAGAGACTGTCGTCGTTCCCGGCAAAGTGCTGGGCTCCGGCGCACTACAGAAGAACGTCACCGTGGCCGCCGTCAACTTCTCTTCGTCCGCAGAGACGAAGATCGATCAGGTCGGCGAGCCAGTACCGCTCGAGCAACTGCTCGAAGAGAACCCCGAAGGATCCAACGTCCGGGTGATTCGATGA
- a CDS encoding DNA-directed RNA polymerase subunit N: protein MMVPVRCFTCGTVVGEHWEEFDERANEGDEDPEKVLDELGVDRYCCRRMLVSHTDLVDVVSPYQ from the coding sequence ATGATGGTACCGGTCCGGTGTTTCACCTGTGGCACTGTCGTCGGCGAACACTGGGAGGAGTTCGACGAGCGAGCGAACGAGGGCGACGAGGACCCCGAGAAGGTTCTCGACGAACTCGGCGTCGACCGCTACTGTTGTCGGCGCATGCTCGTCAGTCACACCGACCTCGTTGACGTCGTCTCTCCATACCAGTAA
- a CDS encoding thiamine-phosphate synthase family protein: MSLVLPSELVVDRFLPTVRAMLATRLADRDMTQQEIAANLGVTQAAVSKYVGGESGGDDRFREHPETVATVNRIADGLSSGEMDGYDALAELLALVRSLEDRGPICELHEEEMPALRGLGCDLCVRGLDADVRAERDVLADVRTAARTLAAIPEMADYVPNVGTNVGMCLPDPRDETDVAAIPGRIYSMGRRIEIPANPEFGASKHVATALLAANVIDPDVRGATNVATDERLLEAARERGLEPLEFDADYEDRGAHLRSRFEERGGVPLVAYHEGAFGIEPTTFVFGSTAGDAVQLVDELIAISS, encoded by the coding sequence ATGTCTCTCGTCCTGCCGAGCGAACTCGTCGTCGACCGATTTCTCCCGACGGTCCGGGCCATGCTCGCGACTCGTCTCGCCGACCGCGACATGACTCAACAGGAGATCGCGGCCAACCTCGGCGTTACCCAGGCCGCCGTCAGCAAGTACGTCGGCGGCGAGAGCGGCGGCGACGATCGGTTTCGCGAGCATCCCGAAACCGTTGCCACGGTCAACCGAATCGCCGACGGGCTTTCGAGCGGCGAGATGGACGGCTACGACGCGCTGGCCGAACTCCTCGCGCTCGTCCGCAGTCTCGAGGACCGCGGGCCGATCTGCGAACTCCACGAGGAGGAGATGCCCGCCCTTCGCGGTCTCGGCTGTGACCTCTGCGTTCGCGGACTCGATGCCGACGTGCGGGCCGAACGCGACGTGCTCGCCGACGTCCGAACGGCCGCACGAACGCTCGCGGCGATTCCCGAAATGGCCGACTACGTTCCGAACGTCGGCACCAACGTCGGGATGTGTCTCCCCGATCCGCGGGACGAGACCGACGTCGCCGCGATTCCGGGTCGAATCTACTCGATGGGGCGCCGTATCGAAATTCCCGCGAATCCCGAGTTCGGTGCGTCGAAACACGTCGCCACGGCACTCCTCGCGGCCAACGTGATCGATCCCGACGTTCGGGGTGCGACCAACGTCGCGACCGACGAGAGACTCCTCGAGGCCGCCCGAGAACGAGGACTGGAACCCCTCGAATTCGACGCCGACTACGAAGATCGTGGGGCCCACCTCCGTTCGCGCTTCGAGGAGCGGGGTGGGGTTCCGCTCGTGGCCTATCACGAGGGGGCGTTCGGCATCGAGCCGACGACGTTCGTGTTCGGGTCGACGGCCGGTGACGCAGTCCAACTCGTGGACGAACTGATCGCGATTTCCTCGTAA
- a CDS encoding 30S ribosomal protein S9: MVTNTSGKKKTAVARATVSEGEGRVRINSKPVELVEPEMSRLKMLEPFRIAGEDLRSEMDIDVRVEGGGISGQADAVRTAIARGIVQHSNDAELRDAYMEFDRSLLVNDVRQSEPKKWGGPGARARYQKSYR, from the coding sequence ATGGTAACGAACACGAGTGGAAAGAAGAAGACCGCCGTCGCTCGCGCAACCGTTAGCGAGGGCGAGGGTCGCGTCCGAATCAACTCCAAGCCGGTCGAACTGGTCGAACCGGAGATGTCCCGACTCAAGATGCTCGAGCCGTTCCGCATCGCCGGTGAGGACCTCCGGAGCGAGATGGACATCGACGTTCGCGTCGAGGGTGGCGGGATCAGCGGACAGGCCGACGCCGTCCGCACCGCCATCGCACGCGGCATCGTCCAGCACAGCAACGACGCAGAACTCCGCGACGCCTACATGGAGTTCGACCGGTCGCTGCTGGTCAACGACGTTCGCCAGTCCGAACCGAAGAAGTGGGGCGGCCCGGGCGCTCGGGCTCGCTACCAGAAGTCCTACCGCTAA